The Leptospira sp. WS60.C2 genome includes the window TCTTTTTGGTTTGCAAAACAGAAACTGGATAACTTCCAATGAAGAGAGTGTTCGCAATTTGATAGGCAATTCGATCTGCAGAAAACTTTTTGGAAAGAGCTTTGGAAATATGGATTTCCAATCCCATCCCATCATAATTTAGAATTTTTTCCCCATATTTGAAAAAATGAGAAATGAATTTTCGGAAGTTTAATTTTTCCTTTTCACCTAATCCGAGATAAATGGTGTGACTTACTTCGTCTCTAAATTCTTTTCCAAGTTCTCCAGAGAATACTTTGGTTTCAATTTGTACTGGGAATTTTTTGCCAAGTTCCTCTTTCACATCTTCTTGGAAAATTGGAATGAGTTTATAAAAAGAACCAGACTTAAACTGACCGATTTGGATTTGGAGTGGAGAGATTTCGATTTTCATTTCCCTGAGATTTCCTGAATGTCTTTGATGATTTCATCAACGTGTCCTTTTACCTTCACGCTGTCATAGATTTTTTTGATTTTGAGAGAACTATCGAGTAGGAAGGTCGAACGCACAATGCCCATTCCTTTTCGGCCCATGAATACTTTTTCACGCCACACACCGAATGATTCACAAATTTCCCCCGATTCATCCGAAATCAGATCAAAATTGAGTTCTTGTTTTTCTATAAATTTGGTGTGAGACTTAGGATTGTCTTTTGAGATTCCAACAACGTTGTAACCTAATTTTTTCAGCCGAGCAAAGTTGTCTCGAAAGTCACATGCCTCGGTTGTGCAACCGGGTGTCATATCTTTGGGATAAAAATAGACAACAATGCCATTTTTTCCAACTAAATCTGCGAGTTTAACCGCTTCTCCGTTTTGGTTGACACTTTTAAAATTGGGGGCTTTTTTTTCTACTTCCAACATAGATTTCTCTCCTGGTAAATTCATTCTTTTAGACAATTTTCAGTTGTCAATTTCGGAAAATGGTTCGATACTTTTGGTATGGACTCCAAGGAAAGAGCACAACTCATTCGTGAAGGAAACACCGCGTTCAACTCTGGTGATATCCGAAAAGCACGTGAACTCTTCCTGAGAACAGACTACAAAGATGGTCTTATCCGATTGGGTGATCATTTTATGTATGATCGTAAACTACCCATGTTGGCATTCGGATACTACAAAAAAGCAGGACGACAAGATAAGGTGGATGAAATCTACCAACGAATGATCTATGCATTGTCCGTCTGGTTGGGTCGTGATAAGTGGAAACTACCGACATATGCCAACCAGTCGAATGAAGGATCTTCTGCCAGTGAAGAACGGTCATCTCTCAATCCTGATGATTTTAGAGTGCATCCTATTTTAAAAGCAAAAGCTCTCGAAATCCTTTCTTCCAAACACTAATGGGTTTGGATTCGTCTAAGGACTAAACATGATCGATAGTTTTACCTTACAAGCACTCATTATTTCAACACTCATTATTTTTTCGATTCTATCAAGTAAGCTATTTTTCCGTTTCGGATTCCCAATACTACTCATCTTTTTAACCTTTGGTATGTTAGCTGGTGCAGATGGTCCTGGAGGCATCGACTTTAGTGATTATGGTTTGGCTCAGTCGATTGGTATCTTTGCTCTTATCTATATATTGTTTTTAGGTGGTTTGGAAAGCGAGTGGGATAGTTTAAAAGATTTTTTAGCTGTTGGCATTCGACTTTCTGTGATCGGAACGATTTTAACAGCTCTCATTCTGGGCGTCCTCATACATCTTCTATTCCCTGTACTTGGTTTTATGGAGTCGTTTTTACTTGGTTCCATCGTAAGTGCAACGGATGCTGCCTCTGTTTTTAATATTTTTAAAACAGGATCCTCTGATCTTCCTGTCCATCTAAAGAAGATCATCGAATTTGAATCTGGCTCTAATGATGCTGTGGGTGTTCTCCTTACTACCATTTTTATGAACCTCATCACTGCCGATGCTAGTTTTAGTGGGTTTCACTTCTTTCGTTTTTTCGTGATGCAAGTGTTAGTTGGTGCAATGATGGGATACAGTATGGGAATTCTCATATTGTATCTTATGAATTCCGTTAAACTTGGGTATGACGGTCTTTATTTGGTATTTATCACCGCATCCGTTCCTTTCATTTATGCTGTTACCACTGTTTTTCAAGGGAATGGATTTTTGTCAGTGTACATTGCGGGGATCATCGTCGGTCGAAACAAATTCATTCATAAAAAGTCCATCTTTCGTTTTTTGAATGGATATGTATGGATCTTACAGATAAGTATGTTCCTTTGTTTTGGTTTGCTTGTGTATCCTACAAGAATGGCGAATATTTGGGTGCCAGGTCTTCTCATTGGGGTTTTGTTGATTGTATTTGCAAGACCAGTGGCAGTTTTTATCTCCCTTTTCAAAGTGAACTTACCAGTCAAAGAGAAGTTATTTATCTCTTGGGTTGGTTTAAGAGGCGCATCACCCATCATTCTTGCCACATTTCCCATCGCTCAAGGTCTTGTTTGGGGAGACTTGCTCTTTCATATTGTTTTCTTTGTGGTTTTGGTTTCTCTTCTCATCCAAGGTTCTCTGATTCCGAGAGTGGCACAGTGGCTCGAGATTTTGAAAGTCGATCCAGATCGAAAGATCTATCGACCTACCGATTTTGATAACATCGAGTTCCCGGGGATGACCTTACAAGAGTTAATCGTTCCCTATAATTCAAGCGTTGTTGATAAGGCGTTGTTTGAAATCAAATTGCCTGAGCAGTCTCATATCCTTCTCATTGCTCGTGGAGAACAATTCCTCATTCCATCAGGAAACACACAGGTTAGAGGTGGAGACGTGGTTTGGGTATTGGCCAAAGACGATGTAATGCCGATTATCGGTAAAACATTTATGTCGATTGCTTAATCTGTCTCTAGTTTATTACTTTAACATCTAAACTTTTTTAGCAGATTTCATTTTTTGATCTAAACGAAATCCGTAGTAAACTGGAAGTGCGATGAGGGTGATCATCAGTCCCCATGAAGCGGTAACAGGTTTTTCCACAAATAAAATGACCATCACGGCAATATTGGCAATGATATACAGGAAAATGGGAAGAGGATAGAACGGAATTTTATAATCCGATTTCATTCCCATCGTTTCAAACCGAAACGGTGTTGCTGCCGTTAGGCATGACAAAATTAAAATCGAACATGTAATCATATATAGTAAGGCTTCGATTTCCTTCACAAACAAAAAGAGAATCGCAACAAATGCCTGAAAGAAAATGGAAACATAAGGACTATGCCATTTTGGATGGACTTTGGAAAAAGAAGGCAAAAACACACCGTCTCTTGCCATTGCAAAATAAACCCTACTTCCCCCTATGAGAATGGCAGACATCGATCCCAAAATCACCCATGCTATAAAACTTGTCGTTAAGATTGAATAGTTGACTCCGAATAACTTTTGAAAGGCGATTGCGCCAATTCCATCTTGGCCCGCTAATTCTTCTATGGGAGCTGAGATCACAAACAGTAAATTGATGGCGAAGTAAAGGCCTGCGACAAGAAAACAAGCTGTGATGGCAGATCGTACAATTGTTTTTTCCGGATTTTTGACTTCTTCCGCAATGTAAGTGATCATATTCCAACCAAGATAAGAAAATGATACCGGAACAATACCGATGAGCACTTTAGAATAAAAGGATAACTCCATCAAGTTGGGAAAAGGAGAGTTCCATAGGTAATTCCAATTGGTGGAACCAATGGAAAATCCAAGTGCCAAAAATAAAAGCAGTCCTGTAATTTTTAAGACAGCAAAAACATTTTGAACACGAACTGCAGACTTGATTCCAAAATAATTCAATCCACTAAAAAACAAAATGGGTAAAATTCCAATGATGGTAACGGAACTCACTTGTAAATCAAGACCTAAGAGAGTATAGGTGGTTGATTCGAAATAAGGAAGATTAGGAAATAAAATTTGAACATACTTTCCAAACGCTAAAGCAAGAACCGAAACACAGGCAGAAAAGTTTGTAAGAAGAGAGGACCAACCACTCATAAACGCAATGGCTGGTGAGTATGCTACTTTGAGGTATACATAATCTCCACCTGCAAACGGAAGAAGTCTTGCCGCGTAGGCATATGTGATAGAACCGGAAAGGGCAAGTAATCCGCCCACCATCCAACAAAATAGTACAATCCAGAGGTTACCGGTTTCTTTAATTAAATATCCAGATGTGAAAAAAATCCCCGATCCCACCATGGAAGAGAATAAAACGGAGATGGAATCAAAAGTATTTAGGCTACGTTTTAATTCCAATTAACCGCCGAGGAGACGTTTTACCATAGTTTCAGAAATTGGTTTCATGGAAGCAGTAGAGACGGATCCTACTTTTCCCTTAAACTCTTCTGGGTTTAACATCATACCAAGTGAAAAAATATTTTCACTTTCCACTTCTTTTTTCCTAAGTTCTGCAAGAAGACCTGAAACAGTTCCTTTACTTGCTTCCAAAATTTCAGGTTTGGATTTGGTTCCTTCACCTAACTCTGGAAAGAGTGGTTCCCCTTCAAACAAAAGTTCTTTGAGTTTGTTTTCTTCTTGGGTATTGTCTTCCAATAGTCCAATGCGTGATTGTTCCTTCGAAAGTTGTTTTTGTAATTCTGTGAGACGTGATTGGATATTGTGGTACTGGACAGGAAGGCTTACCACAAAGTCAGATTTTTCATCTGGCTTTTGGATTTGGTTTCCTGCTTTTCCAGGGACATCTTTAGTGTCCTTTTTATCCTGAATTAACTTTTCGGCTGAGTTGAGGAGACGATTGAGACGAACATCCATGTCCTACCTTCCTTGGTAAAGGCCTTATGTCTCGGCGGTGCCTGGACACAAATCCTGTGACTACCTGTCTAATTTTCGGCTGACCCGTACAAGGAAAATAAACTTTTTCAAAAAAAAAGTAAAGAATTATTAAAGTTGACTGCGGTTTTTGCAAGGTTTTCTTAGTGGGAGTTTATGGAAAGAAACCAATTTCTTCTCTTTCTCTCCTTTTTGTTCTCCACCATCGCTACAATTCTCGGAATTGCGATCCTTGTCTCAGGTTCAAGCCTTGCTCGTTACTCGAGTGGGACCGGTGGAAGTCTTTTCCAAGCAAGCGAAATCGGGGCTGTGGTCATTCCCATCGTCGGGGAAATCCATTCGGGTGAATCCACATTTGATTCCACTGGTGCTGATACTGTTTTACGCCAATTACGTGATTTGGAAGAAGATGGAAACATCAAAGGAATCCTCCTTGAGATTAATTCCCCTGGCGGAACCGTAGCTGCTTCCCAAGAGATTTTTAATGAACTTCTTCATTTGCGAAAAACTAAAAAGATCGTGGTGAGCATGAAGGATGTTGCGGCTTCTGGTGGGTATTACATCGCAGCAGGTTCCGATTATATCTTTGCTGAAAATGGAACCATCACAGGATCCATCGGTGTCATTTCGTTTGCTCCGAATGTAAAAGGATTACTCGATCGTTATGGTGTGGGAGTTCGGACATACAAAGCGGGAAAATACAAAGATATGTATTCTCCGTTTCGTGATTCCACAAACGAAGAAGATGATATGATTGGAAAACAGCTCCAAGACACCTATCGTAAGTTCGTCGAAGATGTTGCCAAAGGTCGCAACAAAACGGTAAAATCAATTGAAGAGTTGGCAGAAGGAAAAATTTATTCTGGGGAAGATGCCTTCCGTAACAAGTTGGTAGATGATATTGGTGGTAGAAGGGAAGCACATAAAAAACTATCTGAGCTATGCCAATATGATGGTCTTATTCCCCTCTTTGAAGAAGAATATTCACCGTTCGAAAGAATGATCCGTTCATTGGGAGTGAAATTTTTGGGGGAAGGGTCGCAGACGGCAAAAATTCGTTCTCTCTTACAATCACAAGTTCTAGTGATCCTTCCAACGGCACTTGGGAAATTGATGTTATGAGAGATTTTTTCTTTGATTTGGTTGATACGCTTGAGTTGGTATTTTTAGACCCACTTCGATATTCAGAAGAAATTAAAGAAATTCCTTTTGGAATGAGTGGAAGTTCTACTTGGTTGTTTTCTGTCCTATCCGCCTTGTCATTGTCAGTTGGTATGAGTATCCTGTCAGCACCTTATACAATTTCTACTTTGTCGTTTCTATTTTTTGGATTTCTTGCCAATTTGATTTTGTTTCGATTTTTTCCGTTCTTTTACTCTTTGGTCGCTGACTATTATGTGCAGAAGAAAGGTAGATCGCAAAAATTATTGTTTCTTGTGATGTTTGCAAGGCATGCCATCGTTCTATTCTTGTTATTTGCTCCAGTTTGTATGGTTTGCCATGCACTTGGTTTTTCAGGAGTGGGATCTGGATTCTTTCTCTTACTTACCTTTGTGATTGTATACGGTTTAGTCGTGGCAAGAGGCCTCAAATCCATTTATGAACTAAGGGATCGTGATTCCATTCGGTTTTCTTTTTATGCCTTGGGTCTTACCATTTTATTCCCATTTTTAATGAACTTGTACACAGCAACGAGTGTGTTACAATCGGTTTCAGGCGGTTTATAATTGAATTTACTCATTACCAATGACGACGGAATTTCTTCCGCCGGAATCAAAGCTCTCGAACGTGTGCTTGGAAAATCCTATAAAACATACCTGATCGCTCCTTTGAAAGAACGATCTGTCACCTCTATGGCACTCACAGTGTTTCAAGGCATGCGGGTGGAACGAATCAACGACAACCATTACATTGCAGACGGGTTTCCTGTGGATTGTGTGAACATTGGTTTGTATGCAGACATATTTCCAAAAATTGACTTTGTCATCTCCGGCATCAACCGAGGTGTCAACATGGGGTATGATGTTCACTATTCGGGAACAGTTGGTGCTGCAAAACATGGCGCCTTACACGGAATTCCTTCTCTTGCGGTGAGTTCCGGTCGAATTGATCCAGATGATGGGTATGAAAAAGAAGCCGAACTGGTGTTATCTTTTTTAGAAAAATACAAATCCCAAATCCAAGCAGGGGAAATTTGGAATTTAAATTTTCCACCTGAAGTCAGTGGGACTGGCACCATCTCTGAACTTGTTTTTACGAGACTCGGACGGAGACGTTATTCGGAAAAGTATGAGAAAAAACAAATCATCGAGGGTGTCAGCGAATTCCAGTTAAATGGAAGTTTACTTGGACATGATGAGGAAACAGGAACTGACTTTGAAGCTTATTACCAAGGCAAAATCCCAGTGACACCGATCCAACTAGATCTTACGGAAAAAAATCGACTGAAGGAATTACAATCTAAATAAAATATATGGCGGAAGACAACGATTACCTTTCCTATATGAACAAAGGCAATTATGCCATGGCATTAAATCTTCTCGACCAAGCGTTATTGCAAAATCCAGAAGATCCCATTCTCTTATATAATTTTGCCTTATGTTGTTTCCAAACCAAAAACTTTAAAAAAACAATTCAGGTCCTTGACCGAATTTTGAGTGAATACTCAGGATTCATTGAAATCGATAATGTGTATCGTTTGAAGGTATTTGCACTCGTGGAACTCAAAGAATGGGAAACGGCTGAGTCCATCATTAAAGAAAGATTACAAATCGCTGTGGATGACGCAAAACTTCTCTCGTTTTTAGCACATGTCTATGAATACACACACCGATTGGAAGAAGCGATTTCGATCCACAGACGAATTCTAAATGCAAATCCTGATTATAAAAATAGTTTGAACTCTCTTGGATACTTACTGGCACTGAAAAAAAAGTTAACCTCTGACGAAAGAGGGGAAGCGATTCGTTCTTTGAAGAAAGCATTGGAGTTAGATCCCAATAATCCTGCCTATTTGGATTCGTTTGGCTACTTTTTACAGACCATGGGGAAACCAGATGAGGCTTGGAAGGCCTATCGAAAAGCACTTCAAAAGAACCCAAACCACCCAGTCCTACTCGAAAGACTCAAGAACCTTAAGAAATAAATCTCCCTTTTGTTGACACAGTCCTTCTTCCAAAAACACTGGTGATTCAAGGACTTTCTCGGGATGTAGCGCAGTGGTAGCGCATCTGTTTTGGGTACAGAGGGTCGCAGGTTCAAATCCTGTCATCCCGAATCAGTTGGTTCTATCTGACCCGGTAGCTCAGCTGGATAGAGCAACTGCCTTCTAAGCAGTTGGTCGGGGGTTCGAATCCCTCTCGGGTCGATGATTGTTCTAGAAACGGTGGATGTAGTTCAGCGGTAGAGCCCCGGTTTGTGGTACCGGTCGTCGCGGGTTCGAATCCCGTCATCCACCCACTCAAATCGCCTTTAGCGATTCAAACTCCAAACAACTTACATAGAGAACCAAGAGATTGAGATTCGAACGATTTTTCGATAAAGTTCGAGTAGCCAATTTGGCAAGACACCTTGCCTAATTGGCGTTAAGCGAGAACGACCGAGCGCAAGGATGTGCGAGGGCTCGAAAAAGACGGCCTGGAGCGAGATTTTCCACGATGGAAAATCCGCGGAAGGCGAAATCCCGTCATCCACCCACTCAAATCGCCTTTAGCGATTCAAACTCCAAACAACTTACATAGAGAACCAAGAGATTGAGATTCGAACGATTTTTCGATAAAGTTCGAGTAGCCAATTTGGCAAGACACCTTGCCTAATTGGCGTTAAGCGAGAACGACCGAGCGCAAGGATGTGCGAGGGCTCGAAAAAGATTTGGGAATGTGTCTAAGGAATCGGTTTCTGTTTTTTCAAATGCGAGAGAAATGTCTCGGATCTGTATTTTGAAACAGCACGATACAAACATTATGGAAACAAAGTCTACCAAGTTGTAATAAATTAGTACTTACACGAAATTTCAGAAAGAAAGATCTCTTATATCAGCGGATGTTAATTTATAAATTCCTAATAGGATATTATTTTATTTTCTAATTTGCTACATTTAAAAATCTGAATACTATCTCAAGAGGAAATATCGC containing:
- a CDS encoding potassium/proton antiporter; translation: MIDSFTLQALIISTLIIFSILSSKLFFRFGFPILLIFLTFGMLAGADGPGGIDFSDYGLAQSIGIFALIYILFLGGLESEWDSLKDFLAVGIRLSVIGTILTALILGVLIHLLFPVLGFMESFLLGSIVSATDAASVFNIFKTGSSDLPVHLKKIIEFESGSNDAVGVLLTTIFMNLITADASFSGFHFFRFFVMQVLVGAMMGYSMGILILYLMNSVKLGYDGLYLVFITASVPFIYAVTTVFQGNGFLSVYIAGIIVGRNKFIHKKSIFRFLNGYVWILQISMFLCFGLLVYPTRMANIWVPGLLIGVLLIVFARPVAVFISLFKVNLPVKEKLFISWVGLRGASPIILATFPIAQGLVWGDLLFHIVFFVVLVSLLIQGSLIPRVAQWLEILKVDPDRKIYRPTDFDNIEFPGMTLQELIVPYNSSVVDKALFEIKLPEQSHILLIARGEQFLIPSGNTQVRGGDVVWVLAKDDVMPIIGKTFMSIA
- a CDS encoding tetratricopeptide repeat protein, with the protein product MAEDNDYLSYMNKGNYAMALNLLDQALLQNPEDPILLYNFALCCFQTKNFKKTIQVLDRILSEYSGFIEIDNVYRLKVFALVELKEWETAESIIKERLQIAVDDAKLLSFLAHVYEYTHRLEEAISIHRRILNANPDYKNSLNSLGYLLALKKKLTSDERGEAIRSLKKALELDPNNPAYLDSFGYFLQTMGKPDEAWKAYRKALQKNPNHPVLLERLKNLKK
- a CDS encoding APC family permease, translated to MELKRSLNTFDSISVLFSSMVGSGIFFTSGYLIKETGNLWIVLFCWMVGGLLALSGSITYAYAARLLPFAGGDYVYLKVAYSPAIAFMSGWSSLLTNFSACVSVLALAFGKYVQILFPNLPYFESTTYTLLGLDLQVSSVTIIGILPILFFSGLNYFGIKSAVRVQNVFAVLKITGLLLFLALGFSIGSTNWNYLWNSPFPNLMELSFYSKVLIGIVPVSFSYLGWNMITYIAEEVKNPEKTIVRSAITACFLVAGLYFAINLLFVISAPIEELAGQDGIGAIAFQKLFGVNYSILTTSFIAWVILGSMSAILIGGSRVYFAMARDGVFLPSFSKVHPKWHSPYVSIFFQAFVAILFLFVKEIEALLYMITCSILILSCLTAATPFRFETMGMKSDYKIPFYPLPIFLYIIANIAVMVILFVEKPVTASWGLMITLIALPVYYGFRLDQKMKSAKKV
- the sppA gene encoding signal peptide peptidase SppA, with product MERNQFLLFLSFLFSTIATILGIAILVSGSSLARYSSGTGGSLFQASEIGAVVIPIVGEIHSGESTFDSTGADTVLRQLRDLEEDGNIKGILLEINSPGGTVAASQEIFNELLHLRKTKKIVVSMKDVAASGGYYIAAGSDYIFAENGTITGSIGVISFAPNVKGLLDRYGVGVRTYKAGKYKDMYSPFRDSTNEEDDMIGKQLQDTYRKFVEDVAKGRNKTVKSIEELAEGKIYSGEDAFRNKLVDDIGGRREAHKKLSELCQYDGLIPLFEEEYSPFERMIRSLGVKFLGEGSQTAKIRSLLQSQVLVILPTALGKLML
- the bcp gene encoding thioredoxin-dependent thiol peroxidase — encoded protein: MLEVEKKAPNFKSVNQNGEAVKLADLVGKNGIVVYFYPKDMTPGCTTEACDFRDNFARLKKLGYNVVGISKDNPKSHTKFIEKQELNFDLISDESGEICESFGVWREKVFMGRKGMGIVRSTFLLDSSLKIKKIYDSVKVKGHVDEIIKDIQEISGK
- the surE gene encoding 5'/3'-nucleotidase SurE — protein: MNLLITNDDGISSAGIKALERVLGKSYKTYLIAPLKERSVTSMALTVFQGMRVERINDNHYIADGFPVDCVNIGLYADIFPKIDFVISGINRGVNMGYDVHYSGTVGAAKHGALHGIPSLAVSSGRIDPDDGYEKEAELVLSFLEKYKSQIQAGEIWNLNFPPEVSGTGTISELVFTRLGRRRYSEKYEKKQIIEGVSEFQLNGSLLGHDEETGTDFEAYYQGKIPVTPIQLDLTEKNRLKELQSK